Genomic window (Candidatus Hydrogenedentota bacterium):
AACCTTCCCGAAGGCATCGACCCAACGATGGGCCCCATCGCCACCGGACTGGGCGAAATCTACATGTACACCGTCGAGGCCAAGGAAGGAGCGCTCAAACCCGACGGCACTCCCTACACGCCCACGGACCTGCGGACAATTCAGGATTGGGTGGTCAAACCGCAGTTACGGACCGTCAAGGGCGTAACCGACGTAAACACGATCGGCGGGTACGAGAAACAGTATCACGTCACGCCCGACACCAAAAGCATGATCGAATACGGTCTGACGTTTCAGGACGTGCTGGAAGCGCTGAAACGAAACAACTCGACCGTTGGGGCCGGCTATATCGAACGGTCCGGCTCTCAATGGCTTGTTCGGGCGCCGGGCCAGGCGTCCACGGCGGACGATCTGTCGCAAATTGTTGTCACGGCCAAGGACGGCGTGCCCATTCACTTGCACGACATCGCGAAAGTGGGATTGGGCCAGGAACTTCGCACGGGAGCGGCCACGGAAAACGGAAAGGAAGCGGTGCTCGGCACCGTCTTCATGCTCGTCGGCGAGAACAGCCGAACGGTCTCGCAAGGCGTAGACAAAAAGATCGACGAGATCAATCGGTCGCTGCCGGAAGGGGTGGTCGCGGAAACGGTGTACGACCGCACCATACTGGTCAACAAGACGATCCAGACCGTTTGGACGAACCTCAGCGAAGGCGCGCTGCTGGTCATCGTCATCCTGTTTCTGTTCTTGGGCAACATACGCGCGGCGATCATCACGGCGTCGATCATCCCGCTCGCCATGCTGTTTACCATCACCGGCATGGTGACGAATCACGTCAGCGCGAACCTCATGAGCCTCGGCGCACTCGATTTCGGCATCATCGTCGATGGCGCGGTCGTCATCGTCGAAAACTGCATCCGCCGTCTGGCCGAGGAACAACACCGTTTGGGCCGGCGGCTGAATTTCGCGGAACGGTTGGACGTCGTGTTTCAGGCGTCGGCGGAAACGCGCCGGGCGATTCTCTTCGGCCAACTTATCATCATGGTCGTCTATCTGCCGATTCTCACCCTCACGGGGGTCGAAGGGAAGATGTTCCGGCCGATGGCGTTCACCGTACTGGCCGCGCTCGGCGGCGCGATGATCTTCTCGATTACGTTCGTTCCCGCCGCGGTGGCCATCTTGCTGCGCGGAAAAGTCGCGGAAAAGGAGAACCTGCTGGTCCAGGCAGTAAAGGCGCTATATGTCCCCTCGCTGCGGTGGGCGCTGCAGCTTAAGGCCCCCGTGCTCACGGGCGCCGTCGCGCTGCTCTGCATCTGCGCCGCGTTGGCCACCCGCATGGGCACCGAATTCATTCCGCATCTCTACGAGGGCGACATCGCGTTGCACGCGCTGCGCATTCCCGGGACCAGCCTCAGCCAGGCCATCGAGATGCAGAATGTGCTCGAGTCCGAAATCAAAAAGATGCCGGAAGTAAACAAGATTGTCGCAAAAATGGGCACCGCCGAAATCGCCACGGACCCAATGCCGCCCAGCGTTGCGGACAATTTCATCATCATGAAACCGCGCGAAGAGTGGCCCAACCCGGAAAAGACCGGACCGGAAATCGTTCAGGAACTGTCTGCGATTATCGCGAATGTCCCGGGGAACAATTACGAAATCCTTCAGCCCATTCAAATGCGATTCAACGAACTCATCGCCGGTGTGCGGACCGACGTGGCGCTCAAAATATTCGGCGACGACATGGAAGTTCTTCTCGATACGGCGAAAGCCGCCTCGAAGATCATCGAGAAGGTGCCGGGGGCGCAGGACGTCAAGGTCGAACAGGTCACCGGTCTTCCCCTGCTCAGCATCACGCCCAATCGCGCGGCCATATCGCGGTTGGGCCTGAGCGTCGCGGACGTCCAGGACGTCATCGAAGTCGCTGTCGGAGGAAAGGAAGTGGGCAGCATCTTCGAAGGGGACAAACGGTTCGACATTATCGTCAGAATGCCCGAGGATCTACGGTCCGATGTGGAAATGCTAAAGCGGCTTCCCGTGCCGCTTCCCAGCGGCGGCAACATCGTCCTGGCTTCCAACCTGAACGACATTTCGGCGGGCGCCGGCCAGAGCTATGTGAGCCTTGGAAGCGTCGCTGACTTCTCGGTTGCACCGGGACCGAACCAGGTGAGCCGTGAGAGCGGCAAACGCCGTGTCGTCGTCACCGCCAACGTGCGCGGACGCGATATCGGGTCGTTCGTCAGCGAGGCGCAACGCAGGGTCCGAGAAGAGGTGAGCATTCCCGCCGGCTACTGGGTGACATGGGGCGGCACATTCGAGCAAATGATCTCCGCGGCGCAACGGCTCCAACTCGTCGTCCCTCTCGCGCTGTTCCTCATTCTCATCCTTCTCTTCATGATGTTCGGCAACATCAAGGACTGTCTGCTGGTGTTCACCGGCGTCCCGCTGGCGCTCACGGGCGGCGTAATCGCCCTCTGGATGCGCGACCTGCCGCTCTCGATATCGGCCGGTGTCGGGTTCATTGCGTTGTCCGGCGTAGCCGTGCTCAATGGGCTGGTGATGATCTCCTTCATCAAAAAGCTTCTGGCAGAGGGTACTCCACTTCAGCAAGCGGTGACCGAAGGCGCCGTCACGCGGCTGCGCCCCGTCTTGATGACAGCGCTGGTTGCATCCGTAGGCTTCTTGCCAATGGCCATGGCCACGGGTACCGGCGCCGAGGTCCAGCGCCCGCTTGCTACGGTCGTCATTGGAGGAATCATCTCGTCCACACTGCTGACGCTGATCGTATTGCCGGTCCTGTATCGAATGTTCAATACGTCCACGCCACACGTTCCCGCGGATGCCGTTGGCGCCGATACAATCAGCCGTGCATAGGCGAGCGAGCCGCGCTAGGCAGGCTTCGCCAACGTGATTTCCCCGATCTCCGGCGGCACGCCGAAACGTACCGGCATGATCGCCATACCCACACCGCGGGAGACGAGGACGGGACAATGCGGGCCCCGGCACATCCCGCCGGCGTATTTCTGGCCGTAGGCGCTGGGCGTGACGGGCGTGCCGAAGCCAGGCACCCAGACCTGTCCGCCGTGGGTGTGGCCGCTGCACATCAAATCGATGCGAGTGCCCGGCGCGACGTGTTCCGCGGAGTCGGGGTTGTGCGCGAGAACGATGCGCGGCATGCCGTCCGGCGCGTCCGCGAGCGCCCGGGTGAAATCGTTCGCGTCTTCCCAGAGATCGCCGACGCCGCCGATGCAGATTGATTCGCCGATGACCGGTTCGTCGTGGATGCCGTCGCGCGTGACGAAGCGCCGCGCATTATCGATCAGCAGCAGTTTGATCTCGTCGAACGCCGCGCGCACGCCGTCCGCGCCTTCCCAATGATCGTGGTTGCCGAGTGTGGCGACGACGCCGAGCCTTGCCCTCACGAATTTCAAGACATCCACGCCCGCGCCAATCGCGAGCGGCGTGCGGTGAACATAATCGCCCGTGAGAATCACGAGATCGCCGTCGAGCGAATTCGCCTGATCGATCACCGC
Coding sequences:
- a CDS encoding CusA/CzcA family heavy metal efflux RND transporter, translated to MFDRLVRFSLEHRWFVVGVTFAIACLGVYNAFLLPIDAVPDITNVQVQVNTEAVGYSPFEVEQRITFPLETVMAGLPRLESTRSLSRYGLSQLTIVFEDGTDIYFARQLVNEKLQEAKGNLPEGIDPTMGPIATGLGEIYMYTVEAKEGALKPDGTPYTPTDLRTIQDWVVKPQLRTVKGVTDVNTIGGYEKQYHVTPDTKSMIEYGLTFQDVLEALKRNNSTVGAGYIERSGSQWLVRAPGQASTADDLSQIVVTAKDGVPIHLHDIAKVGLGQELRTGAATENGKEAVLGTVFMLVGENSRTVSQGVDKKIDEINRSLPEGVVAETVYDRTILVNKTIQTVWTNLSEGALLVIVILFLFLGNIRAAIITASIIPLAMLFTITGMVTNHVSANLMSLGALDFGIIVDGAVVIVENCIRRLAEEQHRLGRRLNFAERLDVVFQASAETRRAILFGQLIIMVVYLPILTLTGVEGKMFRPMAFTVLAALGGAMIFSITFVPAAVAILLRGKVAEKENLLVQAVKALYVPSLRWALQLKAPVLTGAVALLCICAALATRMGTEFIPHLYEGDIALHALRIPGTSLSQAIEMQNVLESEIKKMPEVNKIVAKMGTAEIATDPMPPSVADNFIIMKPREEWPNPEKTGPEIVQELSAIIANVPGNNYEILQPIQMRFNELIAGVRTDVALKIFGDDMEVLLDTAKAASKIIEKVPGAQDVKVEQVTGLPLLSITPNRAAISRLGLSVADVQDVIEVAVGGKEVGSIFEGDKRFDIIVRMPEDLRSDVEMLKRLPVPLPSGGNIVLASNLNDISAGAGQSYVSLGSVADFSVAPGPNQVSRESGKRRVVVTANVRGRDIGSFVSEAQRRVREEVSIPAGYWVTWGGTFEQMISAAQRLQLVVPLALFLILILLFMMFGNIKDCLLVFTGVPLALTGGVIALWMRDLPLSISAGVGFIALSGVAVLNGLVMISFIKKLLAEGTPLQQAVTEGAVTRLRPVLMTALVASVGFLPMAMATGTGAEVQRPLATVVIGGIISSTLLTLIVLPVLYRMFNTSTPHVPADAVGADTISRA
- a CDS encoding metallophosphoesterase, whose product is METKQEVRRHFLRKTVRLFAALLVAGAIIFVPTALSENLSAPAWAEPIIRGLSRIAYMLRMPVMMVAASIAPFEGAHVKSPNLYYAWTSLAAPIFWAAMSLPLIRIGRNVRRRHEKRRLAKGKPAMSRRTFLAGAATCVAGAGGLGGYGVLVEPQRVRLARYTVAVRDLPASMDGFRIVHISDTHYGPFISLPFIRAVIDQANSLDGDLVILTGDYVHRTPLAIGAGVDVLKFVRARLGVVATLGNHDHWEGADGVRAAFDEIKLLLIDNARRFVTRDGIHDEPVIGESICIGGVGDLWEDANDFTRALADAPDGMPRIVLAHNPDSAEHVAPGTRIDLMCSGHTHGGQVWVPGFGTPVTPSAYGQKYAGGMCRGPHCPVLVSRGVGMAIMPVRFGVPPEIGEITLAKPA